Sequence from the Nerophis ophidion isolate RoL-2023_Sa linkage group LG10, RoL_Noph_v1.0, whole genome shotgun sequence genome:
TAAAAGGCCGCCCTGACTATTGTGTGTCCTCAGGTGCGCAGAGAGTATGCTCTGCGTGGTGCCCGACATCTCCGCCTTCTGCGAGGGCTGGCGCTGGGTGCGGCAGCCTGTCCAGGTGCCCGTCACGCTGGTGAGGAACGACGGCATCATCTACTCCACCACACTGACCTTTACCTACACGCCGGAGCCCGGGCCGCGGCCACACTGCAGCGCGGCCGGCGCCATCCTGAGGGCCGGCAACTCCAGCCTGCTGAGGGACGGCGGCGGCCAGGAGACGGGCGCCGCCGTCTACGCCGCCTCCGGCGCAGGAGTCACGTCCTCGTCCGCCGCCGCAGCCGTGGTTTCCTAACGCCCTATTCCGTCTGCCTTGAGAGCAAATATACCGGCGGTTGTGGAACAAATTTGGGGAACAATCAAACTGCTGCGTTTCAATTTTGAATGGAAAAATAACAAAGAAAGAAGCGCCGGGGGGTCTGAAGGAGGAGTGACATCACCAAGCGGGACAAGCTCCCCCCTTCCCTGCGGTCACTTTGGGGACCTGCCAGGATCCAGTCATGGTGCTCCGGAATATTCCCGCAGAGCACCGGCACCTTTCCACAGTTGCCACAACGAATCCACCACAACAATACATCCAACGCCGCCCCAAAGAGTGCTGAAGTGGAATGAATATTTTTGCACTGCCCTCCTTCCATGCTTCCTGGTGATGGATGTATTGTTGTCCGAGGATGCAGAGGGACACAAAACGCGACGGTGACATCGTTTTTATGGACCAAGGAACTTGTATAAGCTTTAGTAAAGGTACATTTTTCTCCATACCTTTTTTTGTATTAAACATATAGTCCACTTTTGTTACCAAATAGTTTGTATTCCTCCTCTGAGCTTGGGCTCCGCCCCCCCTCCCCTGCCCTTAAAAGTCTGCGAAGGTTTTTGTTTTGTGTAGTTGGGACAGGGCGAGGGGGGACCTCGGAGGGcctattttttattatcattggTTTTTATGAAGTCTTTAAAAGAAAGAAAAGCTTTAAGCAACGCCTCTGCCTTGCCTTTGCCAATACGTGCGCCACGACTCCGTCGGAATTGTCCAAGTCACGGAGCGTACAAGCGGTCTTGTTGGACGGCCTTAGCCTCACGTCATATCACGCGTTAGTGTCTTCCAGCGGCGTCATTAGCGACTCAATGTGGCCTTACCttcagttacacacacaaaaaaacggtCGTTTTGAGCGAGAGCTTCTCCTCGCCTTCCTCCGACTTCCACTGCTGGTACTTTCTCCCGAGCGCCTTCCTTTTTCTAACGCGACCTACAAAAAAAGACACGCGTCCACGCCGACAGAGTGCAGAAAGACCTTCTTTCGTGTATTATGGAACATTTAAGAGCAGCAATATTGTACAGCTCAACACTTTGTCCACCTGAGCACTACAAATTCACCAgccagtgtgcatgtgtgtgtgtgcgtgtgtgtgtatgtgagtgtgtgtcaTTGTAATGGATCATTGAGTTTGACTCACTCCATTAGCGTCCAGATACTACAAAaggctgaggggaaaaaaataacttgACAATTAAAGGCAATACTTAGCAGCTTACAGTCCAACTGTAACTTGAATGTGTTAACTTTTGTCTTTTtcacaacaacacacacaaaacAGGATTCACTCGATCCCCtccgatggaaaaaaaaaaaaaacaatttaagttgatatgttttactgtatattgtaatattttaaatTATTGGTACAAAGTTTCCCCTTGTCTGATGtcaaaaaagtgcattattgcCTGCGCTGCCTTGGGTTGgcctgggttttgttttttttcgggttttttaacaaaaaaaaaaggcaaactccTGTTTGGTGTAGCAGCAACAAATCTTTACAAACCCTTTACTGGCCAGGTCAGAGGTCGCGCAATCTTAAAAATGTTGATTTTATTTAACCGCAAGTCTTGTCTCTGTTTTTTAACTCTCTGTTTGGCGCTAGTATCGCCCGTCTTCTCTGGAATGTTTTTGGGTTGTTTACATGTTGACCCCTccctcgtcatcatcatcatcatcatcatcacagagTTCAAGGGCACTTTGATCTTGACAACCTGAGCTGGTTTACACTTCTTTAAAGGGACGTGAGTGTCGCGGGGTGTTGGAAATGTTACACGCCTACTCTGGAATTGTTTtggaaaatgttttttatgtACTCTTCTGGAAGCAGCTGTCATCGTTTTCTTAAAGGAGCTCTGAACAATATTTGTGTCGCGGAGGAATGCCAAATGTCTGAACATGTAGGTGTCGTGCACTGCACAGCGAGAGGCAGCTTTAAACCTTTTTTCCTCCCTCTGTCGCTCTCAGCCTTACTTCTCTTTCAGACTATTTGGGCTGTTTGCACTACAGAGCGCTAACACACTGTcactgtatgtgtatgttttttttcgtACTGGTCATTGTGGTAGTATACTTCTTTCTCAACCGCTAGTTTGTAACATTTAGCAATAACATCACAACAAGgggacttttgttttttttttgttttttaatagcaGTTTTTGTACATATTCCAGCTCCGGGTCATGCTCCAGTCTGTcattaaaacacaaaaaatgtcataaaaatgagaataaaaagtgttataaagtcttacttttttatgtatttaatgaCTACTCACACATAACAACATGGGCATTATTTGACATTCAATTATCTATAAGATAACATGGTTGTGTTGTCAAAATAGGCACGCAGAAGTGATATTTACACTGCAAGGTATGACCTCATTCTTTCTCCACTGGACAGTACCAGGAATCAAACCTTTTGATGGTGCAGGTGCACCGCGTCCCACCACGGGAATAGAAAACAAAAGATAAGGCTAATGTtcaacagtacagtacagtagctGACTGAACAGATTGTAGACGAATCTGGTAAGACCCCAATTAGTAGTGACGTGTAAATGATGCCTCAGTGAGTGTATGGCACACTCGTTAGCTGTATTGGCGCTGCACTGATATTGTGTTGGTGTTTCATAATTATAATCCACGAAATCGGTATATTTGACCAGCAAGTAAACGTAATAGTTtgcaaatataatttttatttgtatattatgaATAAATAGTTGCACAGAAAATAATATGAAATGCACAACTGTGGTCAATGAGCcaaataataaagttaaagtaacaattatcgtcacacactctaggtgtggtgacattCGACTTATCCCCTtaattaccccctgggaggtgaggagagcagtgagcagcagcggtggccgcgcccgggaatcgttttggtgatttaacccccaattccaacccttgatgctgagtgccaagcagggaggtacttGGAcctatttgtatagtctttgctatgaccgggatttgaactcatgacctaccgatcgcagggcggacactctaaccacaagtccaCCGAGCAGGTCGCAGGTCTGCTCTCTTACAAATCATTTTAGTACAAACTGTCACTTGTTGATCAACACAGTTTGGTACTTGGCAGTCAAGTGACTCAGCAGCTGTATCCGGCATGTTTGATTTTCTTCAAATAAAACCCACACTTTGAGGTTTCAAGTGACACAGTGTAACTCTTTGTGTTTCACAAGGCATTGATGCCTCCCACAAGAAAGGCTAAGGTTGAAATGTatagtacttaaaggcctactgaaattagattttcttatttaaacgggaatagcaggtcctttctatgtcatacttgatcatttcgcgatattgccatatttttgctgaacggatttagtagagaacatccacgataaagttagaaACTTTTGgtactaacagaaaagccctgcctctaccggaaatcgcaggcgatgacgtcacatgttgatggctcctcacatcctcacattgtttttaatgggagcctccaacaaaaagagctattcggaccgagaaaacgacaatttccccattaatttgagcgaggatgaaagattcgtgtttgaggatattgatagcgacggactagaaacattttttttaaatcaagttaaaatataaaaaacgcgattgcattgggacggattcagatgtttttagacacatttactaggataattctgggaaatcccttatctttctattgtgttgttagtgttttagtgagtttaatagtacctggtagtcggaagggtgtgtccacaggtgtcttgaggccggtgtctgatggaagtggacggcagctttatggacggcacaagctcagctgatctccggtaagtggcgactttttaccacaattttatcaccgaaaactgccggttgacatttggtcgagatccatgttggcttgaccgctctcatccataggaaagtttcacctccgggaattttaaacaaggaatcaccgtgtgtttgtgtggctaaaagcttaagcttcccaactccatctttctactttgacttctccattattaattgaacacattgcaaaggattcagcaacacagatgtcctaaatactgtgtaattatgcggttaaagcagacgacttttagctgtgtgtgtgtgcagcgctaatattacctaacagtccgtgacgtcaagcgtacatgtcatcattctgcgacgttttcaacaagaaactcctgggaaatttaaaattgcaatttagtaaactaaaaaggccgtattggcatgtgttgcaatgttaatatttcatcattgatatataaactatcagactgcgtggtgggtagtagtaggtttcagtaggcctttaaatgtatttattatataaaaatataatatatcagaaTATATTGTATGCAAATATCacatgtatgttatattttatattgcttctATGATaaattttagtctactttatacctgcattatcctttccatcctttgcaaCTGAGATACTGTGTGGACAATTTCCCCTGTGGATCaacaaagtttgtctaagtctaagatacAACAAGACCTTCGCTACATAAATCACATTTAAAAAGTGACAATGTACTCACTGATGTAATCTAGAGGCAGCCATTGTACCTTCGAACACTTGGAGCACTGAAAGTGAGTGTCGTTGCTCTTCTGGAGTTTTCAATGTTTTTGTTGCAGATTTGAACACGTTGCCAAAGGAGCAGCTTGGAGGTCGACCAGTGACTCCTACCACACTCCTGTTTTCCATACCAGTCCAAATCCCGTACGAGTGTTGAGCTGCGTCACGCTTCCACGAGTCCAGTGACAGCACAACGTAGCTTCTTCCTGTCGCTCTGAGTCTCGTAACGCCTTTCAGACCAGTTCAGGCGGCAGCAGCGAGGGAACGCTGTTGATGCTCATGCAGGAGGTCATGTTGCTCAGCACGCCTTGACTCTTCTGCTCGCTGCTGTGCTCAGGGCTCAGCCCCATGTTCTCAACAAACAGCTTGACGGACAGCTCCAGGCCGTCTGGGTCATGGCACGCGTCAGGAGTCACTTGGATGTTTGACTTCATGATGTCCATCTGCTCAACCCGCTGCTCCAAGTTTTGCTTGGCCTCTCCTTGGAATCTCTGCTCTCGTCTTTTCTGCCGTCTCTGCTCCCGGGTCTGACGGACCTCTCCCTGGTAAACTTTGGCACCTGTCATCCTGCCCCATATGTCAACGGCGTGCTCCTTGAGGATGCGTAATGAGTAAAATGTGGCTATCATGGCGTGGCGGAAGTGCTTGTTCATGAAGCAGTAGATGACGGGGTTGATGCAAGTGGAGGTGTACGACAGCAGGTGGATGAAGGAAATAGGCGCGCCTGTGAGACGGTAGGCCGAGCCCTGGTCGAAAGCCTGCCAGGTGTTGACCACAAAGACGGGCGTCCAGCACAGGAAAAATAAGAATACGATGACCAGCAGCATGCGGATCACTCGCTTCTTGCTCAGCAGGTTAGCCTTGTTGCCGCGTTGGCTCACACGGACCGGAGCGTAGGCGCCGCCGAGGCTGCCTCTTTGAGTAGATCCTCTTTTCAAGTGCACGTAGCAGCCGTCGCCATCGCTCCCTCGAGTTCTCAAGCTCACTGGTTTGTCTGCCGGGAGGGAGAAGACGACAGAGCGTCACAAAAAGTATGTGAGGCCTGGCAGATTTTTACACAAGGACCCTAACAGGTTTGTTGCCTTGAGGTTAGAAGATGACTGGTAGGACTCTTACCAGTGTGCTGCCATGAAGGGTAGAAGACTTGGTGGTAGGACCTAGGCTTAACTAGTCTGCTGTCTTAAAGAGTAGCAGACTATAGCTGTAAGACCCCAACTAATCTGCCGCATTGAAGAGTAGCGAATGATAGTGGTAGGATCTTAACTACTCTGCTGCCTTAAAGAGTTGCAGACAATAATTGTAGGAACCTACCCGTTCTGCTGCCTTAAGGGGTAGCAGACAATCGTGGTGCCACCCAACTAGTCTGCAGCACTTAAGAGTAGCAGACAATAGTAATGGGCCCCTAACTACTTtgcagccttaaaggcctactgaaatgagattttcttatttaaacgtggatagcaggtccattctatgtgtcatacttgatcatttcgcgatattgccatatttttgctgaaaggatttagtagagaacatcgacgataaagttcgcaacttttggtcgctaataaaaaaaagccttgcctgtaccggaagtagcagacgatgtgcgcgtgacgtcaccggtgtgagggctcctcacatccgcacatttattacaatcatggacaccagcagtgcGAGCGGTTCTGACccagaaagtgacaatttccccattaattggagcaaggatgaaagattcgtggatgaggatagtgagagtgaaggactagagaaaaaaaaaaaagcgaggggcagtgggagcgattcagatgttattagacacatttactaggataattctggaaaatcccttatctgcttattgtgttactagtgttttagtgagattatatggtacctgaaagtcggaggggtctggccacgggtgtggtgaccgccagtgtctccggtgagaggaggtaagagagtgaagtgaagtgaattgtatttatattgcgcttttctcaggtgactcaaagcgctttacattgtggaacccaatatctaagttaattttatttatttttttttttataccagtgtgggtggcactgggagcaggcgggtaaagtgtcttgcccaaggacacaacggcattgactaggatggcggaagcgggtatcgaacctgcaacccttaagttgctggcacagccgctctaccaaccgagctgtaccaccccaagtccgcagctgcaggaggacgcaagctccgctcatgtctacggtaagagccgactaattaccacaattttcacatcgaaacctgccagttgacatgtagtcgggaaccatgttcgcttgaccactcttttccatagtaaagcttcatctacgggaattttaaacaaggaaacaccggctgtgtttgtgtggctaaaggcagctgcaatacaccgcttcccacctccatctttcttctttgacttctccattattaattgaacaaattgcaaaagattcagcaacacagatgtccaaaatactgtgtaattatgcgattaaagcagacgacttttagccgtgataggtgctggaagaacatgtccgctaccaccggtgatgtcacgcgcacgcgtcatcattccgtgacgttttcaacaggatacttcgcggtaaatttaaaattgtaatttagtaaactaaacgggccgtattgacatgtgttgcaatgttaatatttcatcattgatatataaactatcagactgcgtggtcggtagtagtgggtttcagtaggcctttaaagagttgCAGGCTATGGTGTTAAAACCCTAATTAGTCTGCCGCTTTAAAAGGTAGCAGACAATAGTGGTAGTGGTTGGACTAATATGCCACATTCGAGGGGAGCAGACAATAGTGGTGGGACCCAAACTATTCTGCCACATTCAAGGGTAGCAGACTAGCAGACAATATAGGCAGGAAGATAGTAGACGATAGATCCTAAGATCCTAACCACTCTGCCGCTTTCAAGGGTGGCAGATGATAGTGGTAGTGGTGGGTTACAAACTAGTCTGCAGTTTTAAAGAGTAGTAGACGGTAGTAGTAGGACTCTgacttaggggcggcatggcgtggtgggtagagcggccgtgccagaaacctgagggttgcaggttcgctccctgcctgttgacatccaaatcgctgccgttgtgtccttgggcaggacacttcaccctttgcccccggtgacgctcacactggtgaatgaatgatgaatgaatgataggtggtggtcggaggggccgtaggcgcaaactggcagccacgcttccgtcagtctaccccagggcagctgtggctacagctgtagcttaccaccaccaggtgtgaatgaatgatgggttcccactgcaatgtgagcgctttgagtatctaataatagaaaagcacaatatatatctaatccattattattattattgtctgctGCATTTAAGGGTAGCAGACGATATTGGTACAACCAGGCTGCTTCCTTGAGGGGTAGCAGACAATCGGGTTAGTGGTGGGACCCAAACTAGTCTGCTACGTTCAAAGTTAGCAGATGGTAGTGATAAGACCCTAACTAGTCTACTGCATTCAAGTGTAGCAGACGATAGAGGTAAGGCCCTAACTAGTTTGCCGCATTCAAGGATAGCAGACTCCAGTATTAGAGCCCTAACTTGCCTACCGCAGTAAAGGGGAGCAGACGATAGTGGTAGGACCCTAACTAACAGATGACAGTGAAAGGTAGGACCCTAACCAGTGGGCTGCATTAAAGGGTAGCAGATGATAGTGATAAGTCCCTTACCAAGTAGctacctctcccgtccaaaggcaaaacccagtaagtcaattttggtcaaaactgagctgataataattttggagttcctaggtgatatgctttacattagtgaatgcgatattgtaatttgttccgtaagtaagctgttacgcacatggcaggacctagcaactaccacataaccgcgtagatacaacagaaaaacctagtatctcaagggaccaatcagagcttctttgtcagtcgccttattgtctttaatgagacatttgcacgaatgggggccgacggtcaacctgattatgtgatatcatggcacgaggggatatttggaagattggcccaggacgttgcaagcaccttcattaaatgtattgttcttgattcttccccttgcatactcttttgggcagataactgtggaggtcaaaataaaaactggacgctgtacacagctcttgcccaatgtgcaaatgcagaatggggcccacccgagattgtgatcaaatatctggagaaagggtacacgttcatgagagcagattcaatccatggctcaatcggcaagaaaatgaaagctcaagaaaacatctatacgtttgatgactttgtagatctttataagacagcatcaagatagattggttttcctttgttttctcaaaatcagctagaagtgagttagtaggttttgcctttggacgggagaccttaAGGGATAGCAGGTGACAGCGGTAGGACTCTCCCCAGTCTGCTGCTATAGAGTAGCAGACAATAGCTGTAGGACCCCAACTAATATGCCGTGTTAAAGAGTAGCTGATGATAGTGATACGATCTTAACTACTCTTCTGCCTTAAAGAGTAGCAGACAATAATTGTAGGACCCTAACCAGTCTGCTGCCTTAAGGGGTACAACACAATCGTGGTAGTGGTGGCACGCAATCGTCAGAACTCAAGGGTTACAGACGATAGTGATAGGACCCTAACTACTCTGCTTCCTTAAAGAGTATCAAACTATGGTGGTAAGACCCTAATTAGTCTGCCGCATTGAATGGTAACAGACATTAGTGGTAGTGCTTGGACTAATATGCCACATTCAAGGGTAGCAGACGATAGCGATGGGACCCAAACTAGTGTACTATGTTCAATATTAGCAGATGGTAGTGATAGGACCCTAACTAGTCTAATGCATTCAAGTGTAGTAGACGATAGTGGTAGGGCCCTAGCTAGACTGTCGTAGTAAAGGGTAACAGATAATAGTGAGTGGTAGGACCCTAAGCAGTcttctacatcagtgtttttcaaccactgtgccgcagcacactagtgtgccgtgagatacagtctggtgtgccgtgggagattgtctaatttcacctatttgggttaaaaatattttttgcaaaccagtaattatagtctgcaaatgatgtgttgttgttgagtgtcggtgctgtctagagctcttccatatcagtaggtggcagccggtagctaattgctttgtagatgtcgaaaacagcgggaggcagcatgcaggtaaaaaggtgtctagtgcttaaaccaaaaataaacaaaaggtgggtgcccctatgaaaggcattgaagcttagggaaggctatgcagaaccaaactaaaactgaacgggctacaaaagtaaacaaatacagaatgctggacgacagcaaagacttactgtggagcaaagacggcgtccacagtgtacaaccgaacatgacatgacgatcaacaatgtctccacaaagaaggatgaaaacaactgaaatattcttgattgctaaaacaaagtagacgcgggaaatatcgcttaaaggaagacatgaaactgctacagtgaaataccaacaaaaaaagagaaaaatccaccaaaataggagcgcaggacaagaactaaaacactacacacaggaaaacagcaaaaaagtgaaaaaaattcatgatgtgatgtgacaggtggtgacagtacacctactttgagacaagacctttagtgatgcatgcttgcttatccAACATttgcgacaaccacattttactgttaagtgagtttcaattttaattaatttctggtggtggtgtgcctccgcattttttcaacgcaaaaaatgtgtcttggctcaaaaaaggttgaaaaacattgttgTACATTATAGTGTAGCAGACGATAGTGGTAGGACCTTAACTAGTCTGCCATAGTAAAGGGAAACAGATGATAGTGAATGGTAGGACCTTAACCAGTCTGCTGCAAAAAAGGGTAGCAGACGATAGTGGTAGGTCCCTAACCAAGTAGCTGCCGTAAGGGGTAGCAGGTGACAGTGGCAGGACTCTCACCAGTCTGCTCCCACAAAGGCTAACAGACGATAGTGGTAGATTTGGGACCCTAACCAGTCAGGAAGTTGAAGCGTGAGCGCGAAAATGTCTTCTTTGATTACCATAAGTACATTTCCAGAAGAGTCACAAAGAGGTCCAAGGACAACAAAGTCATTATTTAAGGGTGTTCATTACAAAGGCATGATCTTAATCCCAAAGAAGTCTGTGGGCAGATTccaaaaggtgtgtgtgtgtgtgtgtgtgtgtgtgtgtgtgtgtgtgtgtgtgtgtgtgtgtgtgtgtgtgtgtgtgtgtaaggcagCCATGAAACTTGACTCAGCTCCACCGGTTTTGTCAGGAAGAATATGCCAGATAACCAAAAAGCTGTGCCGAGGTTATACATTTGATGTATAACCAAATACAGAGAAATGACTTTAAAGAAAGTGATACAACCTTGAGTTGATGATGACGATGATTTCCTGTCAGAGAGCTCAAAGCGGACCCCTCTGTAGAGCTCCAGAGAGATGAGTCCATAGGCCACCATCATAATGATCCCCGGCAGTAAGAAGAGCAACACCAACAAGGACACATACCTGCAAGACATGCatggattatcggtcctgctagacaccgacctctatttaataatacaactttaacatttgacaaccaaacaaataaacaaggcgactctgtaaagaatctgggtattatcttcgacccaactctctcgtttgagtcacacattaaaagcgttactaaaacggccttctttcatctccgtaatatcgctaaaattcgctgcattttgtccactaaagacgctgagatcattatccatgcgtttgttacgtctcgcctcgactactgtaacgtattattttcgggtctccccatgtctagcattaaaagattacagttggtacaaaatgcggctgctagacttttgacaagaagaagaaagtttgatcacattacacctgtactggctcacctgcactggcttcctgtgcacttaagatgagactttaaggttttactacttacgtataaaatactacacgatctagctccagcctatcttgccgattgtattgtaccatatgtcccggcaagaaatctacgttcaaaggactccggcttattagtgattcccagagcccaaaaaaagtctgcgggctatagagcgttttccgttcgggctccagtactctggaatgccctcccggtaacagttcgagatgctacctcagtagatgcatttaagtctcatcttatagcttatttgtatactc
This genomic interval carries:
- the LOC133560290 gene encoding cholecystokinin receptor type A-like isoform X2, with the protein product MWTITNMFLLSLAVSDMMVALVCIPFTLIPNIMKNFVFGSGTCKMVMYFMGISVCVSAFTLVAISLERYSAICKPLTSRTWQTKSHAVKVIGATWISAILLMLPYPFSSTLKPFTRRNNTTGYMCRVVWHNDAILKSWYVSLLVLLFLLPGIIMMVAYGLISLELYRGVRFELSDRKSSSSSTQDKPVSLRTRGSDGDGCYVHLKRGSTQRGSLGGAYAPVRVSQRGNKANLLSKKRVIRMLLVIVFLFFLCWTPVFVVNTWQAFDQGSAYRLTGAPISFIHLLSYTSTCINPVIYCFMNKHFRHAMIATFYSLRILKEHAVDIWGRMTGAKVYQGEVRQTREQRRQKRREQRFQGEAKQNLEQRVEQMDIMKSNIQVTPDACHDPDGLELSVKLFVENMGLSPEHSSEQKSQGVLSNMTSCMSINSVPSLLPPELV
- the LOC133560290 gene encoding cholecystokinin receptor type A-like isoform X1, translated to MDAITMHDLLLNTTELESLLCNLGIKNISNCASQRTNLQQQEEQSDINNGLRIFLYLAIFLVGVTGNGIIIAVLSRNKRMWTITNMFLLSLAVSDMMVALVCIPFTLIPNIMKNFVFGSGTCKMVMYFMGISVCVSAFTLVAISLERYSAICKPLTSRTWQTKSHAVKVIGATWISAILLMLPYPFSSTLKPFTRRNNTTGYMCRVVWHNDAILKSWYVSLLVLLFLLPGIIMMVAYGLISLELYRGVRFELSDRKSSSSSTQDKPVSLRTRGSDGDGCYVHLKRGSTQRGSLGGAYAPVRVSQRGNKANLLSKKRVIRMLLVIVFLFFLCWTPVFVVNTWQAFDQGSAYRLTGAPISFIHLLSYTSTCINPVIYCFMNKHFRHAMIATFYSLRILKEHAVDIWGRMTGAKVYQGEVRQTREQRRQKRREQRFQGEAKQNLEQRVEQMDIMKSNIQVTPDACHDPDGLELSVKLFVENMGLSPEHSSEQKSQGVLSNMTSCMSINSVPSLLPPELV